A segment of the Streptomyces sp. Tu 2975 genome:
CTTCGTCTTCAACAACCTGCTCGGCGTCCCGCTGCCCGGCGGCCCGCTGATGGGAGTGCTCTGATGGATTCCCTGAACTCCCTTCTCGACGGCTTCGGGACGGCGCTCACCCCGATCAACCTGCTGTGGGCGGCGATAGGCGTCCTGCTGGGCACGGCCATCGGCGTGCTGCCCGGCATCGGCCCCGCCATGGCGGTCGCGCTCCTGCTGCCGGTGACGTACGGGCTGGAGCCGACCGGCGCGTTCATCATGTTCGCCGGCATCTACTACGGAGCCATGTTCGGCGGCTCCACGACATCGATCCTGCTCAACACGCCCGGAGAGAGCGCGGCGGTCGTCGCCGCGATCGAGGGCAACCCGATGGCCAAGGCCGGGCGCGGCGCACAGGCGCTGGCGGCCGCGGCGGGCGGCCACTTCGCCGGTGGCATGATCGGCACCGTCCTGCTGGTCGCCCTCGCACCGACCGTCGCGGAGCTCGCTGTCGACATCGGCGCGCCCGACTACTTCGCCATCATGGTGCTGGCGTTCATCGCGGTCACCTCGGTCCTCGGCTCGTCGAGGATCCGCGGCCTCGCCTCCCTGCTCATCGGTCTCACCCTCGGCCTCGTCGGCCTCGACCAGATGACCGGTCAGCAGCGCCTCACGTTCGGCTCCCTCCAGCTCGCCGACGGCATCGACGTCGTCATCGTCGCGGTCGGTCTCTTCGCCATCGGCGAGGCGCTGTGGGTCGCCGCCCATCTGCGGCGCAACAGCGGAGACGCCATCCCGGTCGGCAGGCCGTGGCTGGCGAAGTCCGATGTGAAGCGCACGTGGAAGCCGTGGCTGCGCGGACCCGTCATCGGTTTCCCGTTCGGCGCGATCCCGGCGGGCGGTGCGGAGATCCCCACCTTCCTGTCGTACGTCACGGAGAAGCGGCTCTCCAAGCACAAGGACGAGTTCGGCAAGGGCGCCATCGAGGGCGTGGCCGGTCCGGAGTCCGCGGCCTCCGCCTCCGCGGCGGGCACGCTCGTCTCCATGCTCACGCTCGGCCTGCCCACGACCGCGGTCGCGGCGGTCATGCTGGCTGCCTTCCAGCAGTACGGCATCCAGCCCGGACCGCTGCTCTTCGAACGGGAACCGGACCTGGTGTGGGGCCTGATCGCCTCGCTGTTCGTCGGCATGGTGCTGCTGCTCGCGCTGAACCTGCCGCTCGCGCCGCTCTGGGCGAAGCTGCTGCGCATCCCGCGCCCGTACCTGTACGCCGGCATCCTGTTCTTCGCGGCGGTGGGCGCGTACGCCGTCGGCGGTGAGGCCATCGACCTGGTGATCCTGCTGATCATCGGTCTCATCGGCTTCGGTATGCGCCGCTACGGGCTCCCCGTGCTGCCCGCCGTCATCGGTGTGATCCTCGGCCCGGCGGCCGAGCAGCAGCTGCGGCGCGCGCTCCAGATCAGCGACGGCAGCATCGTCGGGCTCGTCGACACACCGTTCTCGGTGACGGTCTACGCCGTGATCGTGGTGCTGCTGGCCTGGCCGTGGCTGAGGAAGCTGTTCGTCAGGAACCGATCGGCCGCCTAGACGCCGAGCGGTACCACGGGAACACATGAGGACACGAGGGGCGGGCCACGGTCGTGGCCCGCCCCTCACCGTGTCACCGGTCCAGCACCTGCGTGAGGCTGCCGGCCCGGGCCCGCTGTTCCAGCTCGTCGAGGGCCCGCACCGCCTCGGCCGCCGCCTTCGGGTCGCGGTCGCGGAGACCGCTCTCCTCGAACTCGTCCTCGTCCAGCCGGATGATCTCCGTGCCGTCCGCGGACACCCAGAGGTCCAGATCCAGGTCCTCGACGCTCAGCCCGCCGGCCTCGTCGAGCTCGGCGGGCCGAGTGATGTCGCAGTACCAGCCCTTGAGCACGCCGTCGTCCGTGCGGACCTCTTTCACCGAGTACCAGCGGTCCCGCCAGTAGTGCTCGGTGAACACATCGCCCGGCTCGAAGCGTACGAAGCCGAAGTCACGCACCCCGGGAGCCGCCCACAGGGCCCGGACCGTGACATGAGTACCGTCGTCGGAGAGCAGGTCCGCCGGGTAGCGGATCTTAGTCGCCCCTGCCTTGATCAGCCGTACCTCAATCGAGGACGCGGACATGGCGGACCTCCGACGCGCAGATCTCGTACCCGAACCACTTGTTGATCGCGAGCATGGGGCCGTTCTCGCCGTCGTTGCTCGTGAACGCGTCGGTGTAGCCCGCCGCACGGGCGCGGCGCAGCGAGTCGGTCTTGGCGAGCTTGGCGTACCCCTTGCCGCGGTGGGCGCGCATGGTGCCCGTCATGCCGGACAGGTAGCGGGTGCCGCCGTCCGTCATGGCGGCCGTGTACGCGGCTACCTTGCCGTCGACCATCACGACGGAGCTCAGCCGCCGGTCGAGCAGCGGGTGGTTCCAGGTGTGACTCAGCCAGTCCTCGTAGTCGTCGAAATCGGTGGGGATGTCGCTCGGCTCGTCCCACGTGGCCTCCGCGTCCGCCTCGAACATCGGCCGCGGGTCGGCCTCGAAGTCGGCGGCGGTCCGCAGTTCCAGGCCCGGGGACAGCGCGGGGAGCTCCGGGAGCGGCTTGTTCGCCAGATCGAGGCGCTGGAAGTGTGCTGCGCGGGCCGGCCGGTAGCCGCGCTTCTCGGCGAACGCGAGGTTACGCGGTTCCTTCAGCACCCACGCGAACACCTTCGTCGCACCCTCCGCCCCGAGATGCTCCTCCGCGACGCGCAGCAGCAGCCCGCCCGCGCCGTGGCCCTGATGGTCGGGATGGACGTGCGGGGTGACGAAGGCGTGCCCCGGCTCGGCCGCGTCGTACGCGATGCCGACATGGGCCGTGCCGATCGGCTCGCCGTCCCTCTCGGCGACCAACAGCCGGTACTTCTTCGCCGGGTTGGCGTTCTCGACATCGAAGAGGACAGACTTCGGCGTCATCACCTCGAACGGCAGCGACGCGCGACGCACCCGTGTCACGGCTTCGGCGTCCTCCGGGCGGAAATCACGGACGATCACAGTCATGGGCAGGCACGGTACGCGCCGAAGGGGACGATCGCCCGGGAATTTCCGGGCGGTGCGAGAATCGGCCGGTGACCTTGAACATCACCATCGACGCCGACGCGCCGGACGCGCCCTACGAGCAACTGCGCGCGCAGATCTCCGAACAGGCGCGTTCGGGCGTGCTGCCTGTGGGCCACCGACTGCCGACCGTCCGCGGGCTCGCGGAGGAACTGGGGCTCGCGGCCAACACCGTGGCGAAGGCGTACCGGGCGCTGGAGGGGGACGGCGTCATCGAGACGCGCGGCCGCAACGGCACGTTCGTCGCGGCGGCGGGCGACGCGGCGGAGCGGCGGGCGGCGGCGGCCGCGACGCAGTACGCGGTGGAGGCACGCCGCCTCGGGCTGAGCCGGGCGGCGGCGGTGGAGGCGGTGGAGGCGGCGCTGCGGGTGGCGTACGAGGGGTGACGTCCGCCCACCGCGGGCGGGCGGCGCCCGCAGATGGCTTGTCCCCCACCCCGCCCCTTGCCGAACCGGGCAAGCCCCTCAGAGGTAGAGGCCGGCGTCCGGGCCGGGCGTCTGGGAGGGGACCGACGCCGGCGTCGTCCCGCGGCGGAGCGCGTACAGCTCCGCCAGCGTCGCGCCCTCCCGGTTGACGCCCGTGTCCGTGCCCAGCCAGGCCACCGACTCCTCGCGGGTCAGCGGGCCGACCTCGATGCGGGCCAGGCAGCGGCCGGGGCGGACGACCGCCGGGTGGAGGCGTTCCAGGTCCTCGTTGGTGGTGACGCCCACCAGGACGTTGCGGCCCTGCCCCAGCAGACCGTCCGTCAGGTTGAGCAGGCGCGACAGGGCCTGGCCCGCCGTGTGCCGTGCCTCGCCGCGGATCAGCTCGTCGCAGTCCTCCAGCAGGAGCAGCCGCCAGCGTCCCTTCGAAGTGCCCTCGTCCTCGCCGATCGCGATGTCCATCAGATAGCCGACGTCGTTGAACAGCCGCTCCGGGTCCAGGACGCAGTCGACCTGGCACCAGTCGCGCCAGGAGCGCGCCAGGGTCCGCAGCGCGGACGTCTTGCCCGTGCCGGGCGGGCCGTGGAGCAGCAGCAGCCGGCCCGCGATGTCGTCGGGGGTGACCTTCATCAGCCGGTCCATCGCGTCGGCGACGGGCGCGGTGTAGTTCGCCCGGACCTCTTCCCATGTGCCGGCCGCGATCTGCCGTGTCGTGCGGTGCGGGCCCCGCCGCGGCGAGACGTACCAGAAGCCCATGGTCACGTTCTCCGGCTGCGGCTCCGGTTCGTCGGCCACTCCGTCGGTGGCCTCCTTGAGGGTCTTCTCCGCGAGGTCGGAGCTGACCGCGGTGACGGTGACGTCCGCGCCGCGGTTCCAGCGGGAGACCAGCAACGTCCAGCCGTCGCCCTCGGCGAGCGTGGCGCTGCGGTCGTCGTCGCGCGCCGAGCGCAGCACCGTCGCCCCGGACGGCAGCATCGTCGCGCCGGGCTTGACGCGGTCGATCGAGGAGCTGAACGAGTACGGCTGCTCGCCCGTCGCGAAGCGACCGAGGAACAGCGCGTCGATGACGTCAGAGGGTGAATCACTGTCGTCGACGTTGAGCCGGATCGGCAGCGCGTCCTGAGGGTTGGCAGACATGGCGCCCATGATCCGGCACGGCCCCGGCCGCCGCACGGTGTTTTGCCCGGTGCGGCGACATGGACCCGTTCAGTGGCTCCCTGCGCCGGAGGTCGTGAGCGCGTTCAGGTGCTTGGCGGCCCGGCGGACCCGGCGCACGACGGCGTAGCCCTTGGTGAGGGCCCGGTCCTTCGCGAAGTTCCGCAGGAGGGCGCGCCCTTCGACGAGCCGTTCGAACTCCGTCGGCCCGGTGCTGCGCCGTACGGTCAGCCGCCTCAGCGCGTACGGCCCCTGGTGCCGCGCCGCCAGGGCGTTGCCGACGGCGAGGGACTGGGCGAATCCGGCCGCGCGGACGGCGCCGCGCACCCGCCGGTCGGAGTAGCCGTAGGGGTAGGCGAACGAGACGGGCGCGGTTCCCAGTTCCTGGGCGATGACGTCCCGGCAGTGGGCCGTCTCGTGAGCGAGACGCTCCCCGTCGAGTTGGTCCAGCTGGGGGTGGGTGTGGGAGTGGCCGCCGATCTCCGTCCCCGCCGCGGCCAGTTCCCGCACCTGGTCCCGGTCGAGCATGGTGTCCGGCGCGCCGCCCTCGTCGTGCTCTCCCCGCAGCCACCCGGTGGAGACGAACACGGTGGCCGTGAAGCCGTGTGCGGCGAGGACGGGGAGGGCGTGCCGGTGTACGCCCTCGTAGCCGTCGTCGAACGTGATCAGCACCGGCCGGCCGGGCAGCGGCCGGCGTCCGTCCGAACGCCAGGCGTCGCCGAGTTCGGCGGTGGTGACGGGGGTGAAGCCGCGTTCCGCCAGCATTCGCATCTGCTGTGCGAAGGACCGGGGCGAGACGGAGAGGCCGTAGGCCGCGGGGGCGGGCCGCTCCCCGACGGCGTGGTACATCAGGACGGGCACAGGCGCGTTCACCGCGCGGCCTCCGACGGTGCCGTGTTCGCGATCGGCCCCGACGAGAACGCCGCGCCGCCCCTGCCGGCCCGCACGCCGCCGACCACGTACCCGGCCGCGGCCGCCACGACTCCCGCGACGATCGCGCCCGCCCGGCCCGCGCCGCCGCGCCGGCCGAGGGCCGCGTCGCGCAGCCCGCGGACGACACCGGCCGGCAGGACCCGGGTGGTGTAACGGCGTTCCGACTCGAGCCCTTTGCCCGCCCCGACGCTACGGGCGACGAGCGCCTTGGACATGCCCTCCGCGTAGCTGCGGCCGCCGAAGTAGCGGAACTGCTCACGCACGGCGGGGACCCGGTGGTGGATGACCGCGCGGTCGTCGATCAGCAGCACCGCGTCCGGCAGCGCCCGGGTGAGCCTGATGCACAACTCGGTCTCCTCGCACCCCAGAGGCCGCCGGTCGCCGTCCCGCCCGATGCCGGTGGCGAAGCCGCCGCAGGCGTCGAACGCGGCGCGCCGGAAGGAGGCGTTGCCACCGAGGACGTTGCGGACCCGGACCTTCCCCGGCGGCAGGCCCCGGTAGGTGCAGCCGACGACCCAGTCGAATTCCTGCGGGAACCACGCGGGTCTGCGGCCGGACGCCCACGCGGGCAGCGTGCGCCCGCCGACGGCCATGACCCGCTCGTCGTCGTAGCCCTCGGCGAAGTACCGCAGCCAGTCCGGCTCGGCCACGGCGTCGTCGTCGAGGAAGGCGACGAAGTGGCCGAGGGACGCGGCGATCCCGGTGTTGCGGCCCGACGACAGGCCGCGGGGGCCCGCGTTGGCGAGCACCCGCACCTCCCGTTCCCCTTCGTACCGGTCGCGAAGCCGCCGGAGCAGCGCCGGGTTGTGGTCGACGACGAGCAGCGTCTCGAGGGGCGGCAGCGTCTGCCGTCGGACCGAGGCGACCGCCGCGAGGATGTCCTCCCAGCGGTCCTCGGTGTACGCGCAGATCACCACGGAGAAGTCGGGTGCCTCGGCCTTCGGGCTCACGACACCCCTCCCCGGGCGGTCGTGACGCCGATGGCCGCGGGCCGGCGGCGCGCGGCACGCCGTACGCCCTTCTCCTTGAGGATCACCCTCAGGACCCGCAGTCCGTCCCGCACGGCGCGCAGGTTGCTGACGCCGTGGATGCGGAGGTACTCGTGGCTCGGGACCTCTTGGACCCGCAGTCCGGCCTTGACCACGCGTATGTTCATCAGGGTCTCGATCTCGAAGCCGGTGCAGTCCAGGGCGATCTCGTCGAGGCAGTGCTTCCAGAAGGCGTTGTAGCCGTAGCACAGGTCGGTGTAGCGGGCGCCGAACTTGGCGTTGACGGCCGCGCACAGGACCCGGTTGCCCAGTTTGCGTATCCCGGTCATGTCGTCCGTGCCGCCGCCGTTGGCGAAGCGGGAGCCCTTGGCGAAGTCGGCGCCGGAGACCAGGGCGGAGACGTAGGAGACGATCTCCTGCCCGTCGGCGGAGCCGTCGGCGTCGACCATCACGACGATGTCGCCGGTGCAGGCGGCGAATCCGCTGATGAGGGCGTCGCCCTTGCCTGTGCCGAGCTGCTGGACGACCTTGACCCCGGGCCACAGGTCGCGTGCCACCTCGACGGTGCCGTCGGTGGAGTTCCCGTCGACGAGCACCACTTCGTGGATCCAGTCGGGCAGCGTCTTGAACACGTACGGAAGGTTCTCCGCCTCGTTCATCGCGGGAATCACCACGCTCACGGGCGGGGTGATGGCCAGGTGCGACGAGATGGGCCGGTATCTGACCGACGGGCGGGCGAGTTCGTTCACCGGATCTTGCCCCGGGGCTGCCGGATGCAGGACTGAGCTCATGGCCTTCGTTCCCTCTCTCCACCGGTGGACCGCCCTCCCCAGGGCGGTCCGGATGAGTGTCCGGTTCGAAAGGGGGGTGTTCTGCTCGTCGGCCCATGGCGAAGCGCCGCTCCGTGCTGGGTCGGTCGAGCCGGCATCACTGGCCGAGCGGTCCACGGCGCGTCATGGACGCGAGCGTGGAACCGGCACGGCACCCCCCTGCCGCAACACCCGTCCGGTGTCCATCGCGGTGCCGTTGCCCTCCCCTGAGCCGCTTGCGTGATGGACCGGTGCGGGTGGATGTACGACGGTATTGATGATTGGGACTGTATGACAAGACCGCGTCAGTGAGGCCGGTTTTCATCTTTTTTGACAGTGAATCAGCCGTCCGGTGCGGTGCTGTCCCAACCGCACCACTGACTCGTCAGTAACAATTCTTGGCATGGACACTTCCGGTGAACTCTGTCCCCTGGTACGAAAGTTGAGGCAGAAATCCTGCTATAGGGAGGTTCCATGAAACTGTCCCGAGCCGCGGCATTCTCATCCTCACTCCTCCTCGGCGCCGTTCTCGCTCTCACCGGAGCGGGTCAGGCGCAGGCCGACTCGACCACCCAGTCCCTGGACTACGTGGCCCTCGGCGACTCCTACTCCTCCGGCGTGGGAGCCGGCAGCTACGACAGCGCGAGCGGCAACTGCAAGCGCAGCACTCGAGCCTTCCCCAAGCTCTGGGCCAACGCGAACTCACCCTCGTCGTTCGCCTTCACGGCTTGCTCGGGCGCCCGTACGGGTGATGTCACGGCGAGTCAGCTCGGTCCCCTCAACTCGTCCACCGATCTCGTCTCCCTCACCGTCGGCGGCAATGACGCGGGCTTCGCCGACGTCATGACCACCTGCGTCCTGCAGTCCGAGTCCACCTGCCTGAACCGGATCGCACAGGCCAAGGCGTACGTCGACTCGACGCTGCCTGGAAAGCTCGACCAGGTGTACTCGGCGATCAGCGCCAAGGCCCCGGCGGCGCGGGTCGTCGTCCTCGGCTATCCCCGCTTCTACAAGTTGGGCGGCAGCTGCCTCGCCGGCCTCAGCGAGAACGAGCGGTCCGCCATCAACGGCGCCGCCGACCACCTCAACACGGCGATCGCCAAGCGCGCGGCCGACCACGGCTACGGCTTCGCAAGCGTCGTGGGGACGTTCACCGGCCATGAGATCTGCTCCGGTTCCGCCTGGCTGCACAGCGTCAACTGGCTGAACATCGGAGAGTCGTACCACCCGACCGCAGCCGGCCAGTCCGGCGGCTATCTGCCCGTGTTCGCCTCCAACGCCTGACGGCTTCCCGGCCTTTTGTCGGCAGCCCGGTCACGGCAGGCGCGCGGCTTCCACCGCGGGCCTGCCGTGGTCCTGCGGCACAGGCGCCTCGGTCTCAATCGCCCCCGGCCACCAGCCAGACGAGGGCGACGACGAAGAGCAGCAGCAGAGCCACACCCACGGCCAGGACCGTCGTGGCCCGTTTCGAGTCGTCGCTCCGCTCCGCGGCCGCGGTGGGCACGGCCGGCGGCCGCCCGGGAGCCGGCTCGGCCTCCGGCTCGGACCGCGGCCCGGTCTCCGGTGCGGACGTGGCCGCCGACACCGGCGCATCCGTACGCACACCACCGCCCGCGCTCGCCAGCCGCAACCGGTGCTCGGCCTCCGCGGCCTCGAGCCGCTCCGCCGGATTGCGGTGCAGCAGTTCCGTGACGACCGCGCTCAGCGTGTCCGTCCCGCCCGTCTCCGCCCGCTCGCCGTGGCCGTGGTCCGCGCCGAACGCGGACCGCCCCTCCGTCGCCGCGTGCAGCATCGCCCCGAGCGACCACAGGTCCGACTCCGGGCCCGGGTCGCGGCCCGCCAGTACCTCGGGGGCGCCGAACCTGGGGGAGTCACGGGCCGTCAGGGCGCCGAACCCGGTGACCATCACCCGGCCGTCATTGGCGATCAGCACGTTCGACGGCTGCACGTCCAGGTGCAGCACACCCGCGGCGTGCGCCGCCCGCAGGGCCGCCAGCACCTCCGCCCCGACATGGGCGGCACGGCGCGGCGACAGCGGCCCCTCGGCGTCGAGAACGTCGGCCAGGGACAGT
Coding sequences within it:
- a CDS encoding tripartite tricarboxylate transporter permease → MDSLNSLLDGFGTALTPINLLWAAIGVLLGTAIGVLPGIGPAMAVALLLPVTYGLEPTGAFIMFAGIYYGAMFGGSTTSILLNTPGESAAVVAAIEGNPMAKAGRGAQALAAAAGGHFAGGMIGTVLLVALAPTVAELAVDIGAPDYFAIMVLAFIAVTSVLGSSRIRGLASLLIGLTLGLVGLDQMTGQQRLTFGSLQLADGIDVVIVAVGLFAIGEALWVAAHLRRNSGDAIPVGRPWLAKSDVKRTWKPWLRGPVIGFPFGAIPAGGAEIPTFLSYVTEKRLSKHKDEFGKGAIEGVAGPESAASASAAGTLVSMLTLGLPTTAVAAVMLAAFQQYGIQPGPLLFEREPDLVWGLIASLFVGMVLLLALNLPLAPLWAKLLRIPRPYLYAGILFFAAVGAYAVGGEAIDLVILLIIGLIGFGMRRYGLPVLPAVIGVILGPAAEQQLRRALQISDGSIVGLVDTPFSVTVYAVIVVLLAWPWLRKLFVRNRSAA
- a CDS encoding DUF402 domain-containing protein gives rise to the protein MSASSIEVRLIKAGATKIRYPADLLSDDGTHVTVRALWAAPGVRDFGFVRFEPGDVFTEHYWRDRWYSVKEVRTDDGVLKGWYCDITRPAELDEAGGLSVEDLDLDLWVSADGTEIIRLDEDEFEESGLRDRDPKAAAEAVRALDELEQRARAGSLTQVLDR
- a CDS encoding GNAT family N-acetyltransferase; amino-acid sequence: MTVIVRDFRPEDAEAVTRVRRASLPFEVMTPKSVLFDVENANPAKKYRLLVAERDGEPIGTAHVGIAYDAAEPGHAFVTPHVHPDHQGHGAGGLLLRVAEEHLGAEGATKVFAWVLKEPRNLAFAEKRGYRPARAAHFQRLDLANKPLPELPALSPGLELRTAADFEADPRPMFEADAEATWDEPSDIPTDFDDYEDWLSHTWNHPLLDRRLSSVVMVDGKVAAYTAAMTDGGTRYLSGMTGTMRAHRGKGYAKLAKTDSLRRARAAGYTDAFTSNDGENGPMLAINKWFGYEICASEVRHVRVLD
- a CDS encoding GntR family transcriptional regulator; the protein is MTLNITIDADAPDAPYEQLRAQISEQARSGVLPVGHRLPTVRGLAEELGLAANTVAKAYRALEGDGVIETRGRNGTFVAAAGDAAERRAAAAATQYAVEARRLGLSRAAAVEAVEAALRVAYEG
- a CDS encoding DUF5925 domain-containing protein, with translation MSANPQDALPIRLNVDDSDSPSDVIDALFLGRFATGEQPYSFSSSIDRVKPGATMLPSGATVLRSARDDDRSATLAEGDGWTLLVSRWNRGADVTVTAVSSDLAEKTLKEATDGVADEPEPQPENVTMGFWYVSPRRGPHRTTRQIAAGTWEEVRANYTAPVADAMDRLMKVTPDDIAGRLLLLHGPPGTGKTSALRTLARSWRDWCQVDCVLDPERLFNDVGYLMDIAIGEDEGTSKGRWRLLLLEDCDELIRGEARHTAGQALSRLLNLTDGLLGQGRNVLVGVTTNEDLERLHPAVVRPGRCLARIEVGPLTREESVAWLGTDTGVNREGATLAELYALRRGTTPASVPSQTPGPDAGLYL
- a CDS encoding polysaccharide deacetylase family protein is translated as MYHAVGERPAPAAYGLSVSPRSFAQQMRMLAERGFTPVTTAELGDAWRSDGRRPLPGRPVLITFDDGYEGVHRHALPVLAAHGFTATVFVSTGWLRGEHDEGGAPDTMLDRDQVRELAAAGTEIGGHSHTHPQLDQLDGERLAHETAHCRDVIAQELGTAPVSFAYPYGYSDRRVRGAVRAAGFAQSLAVGNALAARHQGPYALRRLTVRRSTGPTEFERLVEGRALLRNFAKDRALTKGYAVVRRVRRAAKHLNALTTSGAGSH
- a CDS encoding glycosyltransferase family 2 protein, with translation MSPKAEAPDFSVVICAYTEDRWEDILAAVASVRRQTLPPLETLLVVDHNPALLRRLRDRYEGEREVRVLANAGPRGLSSGRNTGIAASLGHFVAFLDDDAVAEPDWLRYFAEGYDDERVMAVGGRTLPAWASGRRPAWFPQEFDWVVGCTYRGLPPGKVRVRNVLGGNASFRRAAFDACGGFATGIGRDGDRRPLGCEETELCIRLTRALPDAVLLIDDRAVIHHRVPAVREQFRYFGGRSYAEGMSKALVARSVGAGKGLESERRYTTRVLPAGVVRGLRDAALGRRGGAGRAGAIVAGVVAAAAGYVVGGVRAGRGGAAFSSGPIANTAPSEAAR
- a CDS encoding glycosyltransferase family 2 protein; this translates as MSSVLHPAAPGQDPVNELARPSVRYRPISSHLAITPPVSVVIPAMNEAENLPYVFKTLPDWIHEVVLVDGNSTDGTVEVARDLWPGVKVVQQLGTGKGDALISGFAACTGDIVVMVDADGSADGQEIVSYVSALVSGADFAKGSRFANGGGTDDMTGIRKLGNRVLCAAVNAKFGARYTDLCYGYNAFWKHCLDEIALDCTGFEIETLMNIRVVKAGLRVQEVPSHEYLRIHGVSNLRAVRDGLRVLRVILKEKGVRRAARRRPAAIGVTTARGGVS
- a CDS encoding SGNH/GDSL hydrolase family protein gives rise to the protein MKLSRAAAFSSSLLLGAVLALTGAGQAQADSTTQSLDYVALGDSYSSGVGAGSYDSASGNCKRSTRAFPKLWANANSPSSFAFTACSGARTGDVTASQLGPLNSSTDLVSLTVGGNDAGFADVMTTCVLQSESTCLNRIAQAKAYVDSTLPGKLDQVYSAISAKAPAARVVVLGYPRFYKLGGSCLAGLSENERSAINGAADHLNTAIAKRAADHGYGFASVVGTFTGHEICSGSAWLHSVNWLNIGESYHPTAAGQSGGYLPVFASNA
- a CDS encoding serine/threonine-protein kinase, with amino-acid sequence MSDAPGTPGAVRLVAGRYHLLSPLDEDATGVVWLARDEVLGRQVAVGEVKPPASLGAGDVRDLYEHLENAARAAGRVSHRNVVAVHDVAAEDGRPWIVRELVRGLSLADVLDAEGPLSPRRAAHVGAEVLAALRAAHAAGVLHLDVQPSNVLIANDGRVMVTGFGALTARDSPRFGAPEVLAGRDPGPESDLWSLGAMLHAATEGRSAFGADHGHGERAETGGTDTLSAVVTELLHRNPAERLEAAEAEHRLRLASAGGGVRTDAPVSAATSAPETGPRSEPEAEPAPGRPPAVPTAAAERSDDSKRATTVLAVGVALLLLFVVALVWLVAGGD